CCTCGAGGTGAAAATGCAAAACATCTCCGCCAAGACGGGTCTCATCGCCGTGCAAGGCCCCAAAGCCGCCGAGGCACTGCAAAAACTCACGGACATTGACCTTAAAAGCATCAAATACTACAGCTTCCGCCGGGGTCGCTTCGCAGGCTGCAACAACGTCATCGTGTCAGCAACGGGCTACACGGGGTCGGGCGGTTTTGAGATATATGCCAAAAACAAAGACTTGGTGAAAATATGGGACAAGGTCTTCAAGCACGGCGAGAAATGGGGCATCAAGCCCGCCGGCCTCGGCGCGCGCGACACACTCCGTCTCGAAATGGGCTACTGCCTCTACGGCAACGACATTGACGACAAAAGCAGCCCGTTGGAAGCTGGACTGGGGTGGATAACCAAACTCGGCAAGGCGGACACGTTCCCTTCAAAAGAGCGTTTTCAAAAACAAAAAACCGAGGGCGTGAAGCGCCGCCTTGTCGGTTTTGTGCTGGATGGCGAGCGCCGCGTGCCGCGTCATGGCTACGAAATCGAAAGCCGCCGTGGCGCAAAAATCGGGGTGGTGACCTCCGGCACCCACTCCCCCACCCTCGACAAACCTATCGGCATGGGCTATGTAAAAGTCAAATTCGCCGAACCCGGCACCAAAATCATGATTGTGGCTGGCGGGAAAAAACTCGAAGCGGTGGTGACGAAGGTTCCTTTTGTGGAGCCGGGAGTGTGAGGGAATTTGCGATTTACGATTTACGATTTGCGATTTACGATTTACGATTTGCGATTTACGATTTACGATTTACGATTTGCGTATGACCATTTCGAGAATGATTTTTCAAGAATGACTTTTCAAGAATGACATTTCGAGAATGACATTTCGAGAATGACCATTTCAAGAATGACGATTTACGAATGACTCCAATGAAAGAAGTCCACTATTCCGACTACCTCCAACTCGAAAAAATACTTTCAGCACAAACCCTTGAAAGCGAGTTGCAAGGTGCCCCCGCGCACGACGAGATGTTGTTCATCATCATCCATCAGGCGTATGAGCTTTGGTTCAAGCAAATCCTGTTCGAGATAGACTCGGTGGCCGACATCATGGCCAACCCGATTAACGACAACTCGCCCGACCTCCAGACGGTGGTGCATCGGCTCAGTCGCGTAGCGACCATCTTGAAAGTGGCTGTCCACCAGATTGATATTCTGGAAACGATGACCCCTATGGACTTCCTCGATTTCCGCGACTTCCTGCGCCCCGCCTCGGGCTTTCAAAGTTGGCAGTTCAAAATCGCGGAGGCCAAGTTGGGGCTGCGATTTCCTGAGCGTTTTGGTCAGGAATACTACATCTCCCAATTGCGCCCGGCTCAAGTCGCCCTGATTAAGGAGACCGAACAGCGCTCTTCCCTGCTCGATTTGGTGAGTGCATGGCTCGAACGGATGCCCTTTTTCGATGCGCCTGCTTATTGGGCCTCCTACCGCCCCTTGTTCCCTGTGGCGGATGGGAAACACCCATTTTGGAGCGATTATTCAGCCATCTACACCAACAGTCTGGTAGAGGGCGAAAAAGGCAACGTGGGGCACTTCGAAAAATTCTTTTTCGGCGAAAACAACCCCGCAGAGCGCCGCCTTAGCGCGAGCGCCGCTCGTGCCGCCCTTTTTATCATGCTCTATCGGGGCTATCCGCTGCTCCAACTGCCTTTCCAACTGCTCAACAACCTGCTCGAAATAGACGAGCAACTCTCCACTTGGCGCTATCGCCACCTCAACATGGTGACGCGCATGATTGGCTTGCGCACCGGCACAGGCGGCTCCAGCGGTCAGGGCTATCTCAAAGGCGCTTTGGACAAACACTATATTTTTCGGGACATCGCCGCGCTTTCCAGTTACCTCATCGAACGGCGAAAACTCCCGCAACTGAGCAAGGAGCTGGAGCACGGGTTGGGGTTTTGAGCCGGATTAACGAGTTGAGGGGTGCTATAACAAGACCATTTCCTCTGAACACACTCCCGTCTCGTCGGCAATTTTCACATTCCCTCATTAGCACATTCGCAAATTGACCACCGACGCTCAATATATCCGCCGATGCTTTGACTTGGCGCTGCTGGGGGCAGGGCATGTGTCACCCAACCCCATGGTGGGCGCGGTGCTGGTGCACGGAGGGCGAATCATCGGGGAAGGATGGCACCAGCGATACGGCGCGGCCCATGCCGAGGTCAATTGCTTGCGCTCCGTCGCGCCCGACGACCGCCCCCTGATTCCTTATTCCACCTTGTATTGCTCGTTGGAGCCGTGTTTCCATTTTGGAAAAACACCACCCTGCGTGGATTTGATTTTGGAACAAAAAATACCGCGCGTGGTAGTGGCGAACGAAGACCCCAACCCCCAAGTGGCTGGCCAAAGCATCGCCAAAATGCGCACAGCAGGCGTGGAAGTGGTGACAGGGGTGCTGGCAAACGAGGGGCAATGGCTCAATCGTGCCTTTTTCACTTGGCTCGAACTGCAGCGCCCCCACATCATCCTTAAATGGGCGCAAACCCGCGATGGATTTCTCGGCAGACGCGGCGAACGCACTCCCATCTCCGGCCCTGCTGCTCAGCGGCTATTGCACCGCTGGCGCAGCGAGGCCGATGCAATCTGGGTGGGCACCACCACGGCCCTCACCGACAATCCCCGCCTCGACGCACGCCTCGTGGGCGGCAAAAATCCCTTGCGCGTCACATTCGACCGGGCCGGAAAAATTCCAGCGGGCTTTCACTTGCTCGACGACTCCATCGCCACTTGGATATTCGGAAAATACCGGGAAGGCCATTTTTCAAAAACCTCTTTTTTCCCAGCGGAAAACGATGCCGCGACCTTGGTGCCCCAGGTATTGGAAAAGCTCCGCGCCGCCAACCACGCCATCGTGTTGGTGGAAGGCGGTGCCCAAGTGCTGTCACAACTGCTCGAACAAGGCTACTGGGACGAAATCCGCGTCATCGAAAGCGA
This Saprospiraceae bacterium DNA region includes the following protein-coding sequences:
- the gcvT gene encoding glycine cleavage system aminomethyltransferase GcvT, translating into MKSTPLTERHIALGAKMAEFAGYNMPISYTSITDEHRAVRTAVGVFDVSHMGEFIVRGKDATRFLQSATTNDVSKLKPGDVQYSSLPNKKGGIVDDLLIYRLDDAPEMTVDGEQSYMLVVNASNETKDWRWLKRLARGLEVKMQNISAKTGLIAVQGPKAAEALQKLTDIDLKSIKYYSFRRGRFAGCNNVIVSATGYTGSGGFEIYAKNKDLVKIWDKVFKHGEKWGIKPAGLGARDTLRLEMGYCLYGNDIDDKSSPLEAGLGWITKLGKADTFPSKERFQKQKTEGVKRRLVGFVLDGERRVPRHGYEIESRRGAKIGVVTSGTHSPTLDKPIGMGYVKVKFAEPGTKIMIVAGGKKLEAVVTKVPFVEPGV
- a CDS encoding tryptophan 2,3-dioxygenase, producing MTPMKEVHYSDYLQLEKILSAQTLESELQGAPAHDEMLFIIIHQAYELWFKQILFEIDSVADIMANPINDNSPDLQTVVHRLSRVATILKVAVHQIDILETMTPMDFLDFRDFLRPASGFQSWQFKIAEAKLGLRFPERFGQEYYISQLRPAQVALIKETEQRSSLLDLVSAWLERMPFFDAPAYWASYRPLFPVADGKHPFWSDYSAIYTNSLVEGEKGNVGHFEKFFFGENNPAERRLSASAARAALFIMLYRGYPLLQLPFQLLNNLLEIDEQLSTWRYRHLNMVTRMIGLRTGTGGSSGQGYLKGALDKHYIFRDIAALSSYLIERRKLPQLSKELEHGLGF
- the ribD gene encoding bifunctional diaminohydroxyphosphoribosylaminopyrimidine deaminase/5-amino-6-(5-phosphoribosylamino)uracil reductase RibD; translation: MTTDAQYIRRCFDLALLGAGHVSPNPMVGAVLVHGGRIIGEGWHQRYGAAHAEVNCLRSVAPDDRPLIPYSTLYCSLEPCFHFGKTPPCVDLILEQKIPRVVVANEDPNPQVAGQSIAKMRTAGVEVVTGVLANEGQWLNRAFFTWLELQRPHIILKWAQTRDGFLGRRGERTPISGPAAQRLLHRWRSEADAIWVGTTTALTDNPRLDARLVGGKNPLRVTFDRAGKIPAGFHLLDDSIATWIFGKYREGHFSKTSFFPAENDAATLVPQVLEKLRAANHAIVLVEGGAQVLSQLLEQGYWDEIRVIESERALGDGIAAPKVPEVAQLREQFALGSDMVRVYARL